Proteins from a genomic interval of Rosa chinensis cultivar Old Blush chromosome 2, RchiOBHm-V2, whole genome shotgun sequence:
- the LOC112187198 gene encoding rac-like GTP-binding protein ARAC1, with protein sequence MSASRFIKCVTVGDGAVGKTCLLISYTSNTFPTDYVPTVFDNFSANVVVNGSTVNLGLWDTAGQEDYNRLRPLSYRGADVFILAFSLISKASYENVSKKWIPELKHYAPGVPIILVGTKLDLRDDKQFFIDHPGAVPITTAQGEELRKLIGAPAYIECSSKTQQNVKGVFDAAIRVVLQPPKQKKKKGKAQKACSIL encoded by the exons ATGAGCGCGTCCAGGTTCATAAAGTGTGTGACTGTTGGCGACGGAGCTGTGGGCAAGACGTGTCTGCTTATCTCCTACACCAGCAACACCTTCCCCACC GATTACGTGCCTACTGTTTTCGACAATTTTAGTGCAAACGTGGTTGTCAATGGGAGCACTGTTAACCTTGGGTTGTGGGATACAGCTG GACAGGAGGATTATAATAGATTAAGACCCTTGAGTTATCGTGGGGCTGATGTTTTTATACTGGCATTCTCCTTGATTAGCAAGGCCAGCTATGAAAATGTGTCCAAGAAG TGGATCCCGGAATTGAAGCACTATGCGCCTGGTGTTCCAATCATTCTTGTTGGAACCAAACTTG ATCTGCGGGATGACAAGCAGTTCTTTATTGACCATCCGGGTGCTGTGCCTATTACTACCGCTCAA GGAGAGGAGCTCAGGAAGCTAATTGGAGCACCAGCATACATTGAGTGCAGTTCAAAAACACAGCAG AATGTGAAAGGGGTGTTCGATGCAGCCATAAGGGTTGTCCTTCAACCTCCCaagcagaagaaaaagaaagggaaagcgCAGAAGGCATGCTCCATATTGTGA